Within the Longimicrobium sp. genome, the region CCGGTTCCTGATGGGCGTGGACCTGCGCAAGGACCCCGCGGTGATCGAGGCGGCCTACAACGACGCGGCGGGAGTGACGGCCGAGTTCAACCGCAACATGCTGCGCGTCGTCAACGCGCAGGCCGGGGCCAACTTCGACGTGGACGCCTGGGAGCACCGGGCGTCGTACAATGCGGCGGACCACTGGATCGAGATGCACCTGGTGGCGCTTCGCGACCAGGTGGTGAGCGTTCCCGGTGCCGGCACGTTCTCCTTCGCGGCGGGCGACACCATCCGCACCGAGATCTCCGCCAAGCACGACCGTGCCAGCGTGGACGCCCTGTTCGCCGCCTCGGGGCTGCGCGTGGACGAGTGGACGACGGACGACGACGCGCTCTACGCGCTGGTGCTGGCATCACCGGTGGCGTGAGCGGAGCGATGACGCTGGACCCGGCCGCCCTGCTCGCGGACCTGCGCGAAAACTCGTTCGCGCTGTCGCCCGTCCGCTCCATCCCGCGCCCGCGCATCGGCGCGGAGGTGGAGCTGATCCCGGTCTCCGCCGATAGCGGGGTGCAGGTGCCCATCCAGGCAGCGGACGGGCCCTCCACGCTGCCGCTGTTGCGCCGGTTCGCGGAGCGCCACTGCTGGCGCGAAGAGCCCAGCTCGTACGGCGTCCCCAGGTTCGTCCTCCCCGATGGTGGGATCATCACGTACGAGCCGGGCGGGCAGATCGAGCTGAGCGCCCCGGCATGTCCGTCCGCCACGGCCCTGGTCCAGAGCCTTCGCGCCACCGTCGTGCCGCTGATCCGGGAGATGCGGGAAGACGGCGTGGAACTGCTGTCCGTGGGCATCGAGCCGCGGAACGGGATCGAAACGGTGCCGCTGCAGCTACCCGGCGCGCGCTACGTGCGGATGACGGAGTTCATGCAGGCGCTCGGTACCGGCGGCGAGCGGATGATGCGGCAGACCGCCGCCATGCAGATCAGCCTGGACTTCGGGCCAGATCCGCTCGCGCGCTGGCGGGTGTGGAACGCCATGGCGCCGTACGTCACCGCCATCTTCGCCAGCTCACCCGTCTACCGCGGCGCGCCGACGGGGGACCGCAGCTTCCGCGCGCGGGTGTGGCGCGAGCTGGACGGCGGGCGAACGGGCTGCTTCACCTGCGCCGATTCCGTGGGCGAGTACCTGGACTTTGCCCTGCGGGCGCCGGTGGTGA harbors:
- a CDS encoding glutamate-cysteine ligase family protein; protein product: MSGAMTLDPAALLADLRENSFALSPVRSIPRPRIGAEVELIPVSADSGVQVPIQAADGPSTLPLLRRFAERHCWREEPSSYGVPRFVLPDGGIITYEPGGQIELSAPACPSATALVQSLRATVVPLIREMREDGVELLSVGIEPRNGIETVPLQLPGARYVRMTEFMQALGTGGERMMRQTAAMQISLDFGPDPLARWRVWNAMAPYVTAIFASSPVYRGAPTGDRSFRARVWRELDGGRTGCFTCADSVGEYLDFALRAPVVMSPGPGFLPFEEWNRRGCVGMDDWHLHLTTLFPEVRPKGFAEVRSADAVAPEWYAAPLVLLAGIAYHAPSLRAAADLLGDPDPALLIAAGRDGLSDGRIAATAAELAGIALSGAAAMPAFFGGEDIDEAAEFFAHYTRQARSPADDILDAITGSIPV
- a CDS encoding L-histidine N(alpha)-methyltransferase encodes the protein RFLMGVDLRKDPAVIEAAYNDAAGVTAEFNRNMLRVVNAQAGANFDVDAWEHRASYNAADHWIEMHLVALRDQVVSVPGAGTFSFAAGDTIRTEISAKHDRASVDALFAASGLRVDEWTTDDDALYALVLASPVA